A window of the Gossypium hirsutum isolate 1008001.06 chromosome A03, Gossypium_hirsutum_v2.1, whole genome shotgun sequence genome harbors these coding sequences:
- the LOC107886292 gene encoding protein ESMERALDA 1, producing MHAKNRIPSSGHSTPSPPASPLRSPRYRHGRKSGRFSPFQPGRTIAHRLAWLLLSVLLRRQGIFLFAPLIYISGMLLYMGTVSFDVVPVIKHRPAPGSVYRSPELYEKLKIDMNADNSSADAISTIWKNSYKGGEWRPCVNKSLEGLPESNGYIYVEANGGLNQQRTSICNAVAVAGYLNATLLIPNFHFHSIWRDPSKFKDIYDEDYFISALKNDVRVVNKIPEYIMERFDNNLTNVYNFRITAWSSIQYYKDVVLPKLLEEKIIRISPFANRLSFDAPPAVQRLRCLANYEALRFSSPILSLGETLVARMKELSANSGGKYVSVHLRFEEDMVAFSCCVFDGGQQEKEDMKKARERGWKGKFTKPGRVIRPGAIRINGKCPLTPLEVGLMLRGMGFDNNTYIFLASGKIYNAEKTMAPLLEMFPNLQTKEMLASEEELTPYKNFSSRMAAIDYTVCLHSEVFVTTQGGNFPHFLMGHRRYLHGGHSKTIRPDKRKLALLFDNPNIGWKSFKRQMLNMRSHSDSKGFELKRPSDSIYTFPCPDCMCHTNKSADSRSSSAT from the exons atgcACGCAAAAAATAGGATTCCAAGTAGCGGCCACAGCACCCCATCACCGCCGGCGTCACCACTACGGTCACCGAGGTACCGCCACGGAAGGAAGTCGGGTCGGTTTAGCCCGTTCCAACCGGGGCGGACCATAGCCCACCGTCTCGCTTGGTTACTTCTTTCGGTTCTTCTTCGTCGACAAGGGATTTTTCTCTTTGCTCCTCTCATTTACATCTCTGGGATGCTTCTTTACATGGGCACCGTTTCTTTTGATGTGGTTCCCGTTATTAAACACCGACCCGCACCCGGCTCTGTTTACCGGAGTCCCGAGCTTTATGAGAAGCTTAAAATTGATATGAATGCCGATAATTCCTCTGCTGATGCG ATTTCGACTATTTGGAAAAATTCCTACAAAGGAGGGGAGTGGAGGCCTTGTGTAAACAAGTCATTGGAAG GCTTACCTGAATCAAATGGTTACATATATGTTGAGGCAAACGGAGGCTTAAATCAGCAGAGGACTTCG ATATGCAACGCTGTTGCTGTGGCTGGCTATCTTAATGCAACACTTCTAATCCCAAACTTCCATTTTCATAGCATATGGAGAGATCCCAG CAAATTCAAAGATATCTATGATGAAGATTATTTCATCAGTGCCTTGAAGAATGATGTACGAGTTGTTAATAAGATTCCTGAGTACATAATGGAACGATTTGACAACAATTTGACTAATGTTTACAACTTCAGAATTACAGCCTGGTCATCCATTCAGTATTATAAGGATGTAGTCCTACCCAAGCTCCTCGAAGAAAA GATTATAAGGATTTCTCCTTTTGCAAACCGCTTATCGTTTGATGCTCCTCCAGCTGTCCAAAGACTGAGGTGCTTGGCAAATTATGAAGCTTTACGGTTTTCAAGTCCAATATTGAGCCTTGGGGAAACTTTGGTTGCCAGAATGAAAGAGCTCAGTGCAAATAGTGGTGGCAAGTATGTTTCCGTGCATCTTCGCTTTGAAGAG GATATGGTTGCTTTCTCTTGTTGTGTATTTGATGGTGGGCAGCAGGAAAAAGAAGACATGAAAAAAGCAAGGGAAAGAGGTTGGAAAGGGAAGTTTACAAAACCTGGTCGAGTTATACGCCCTGGAGCAATCAGGATTAATGGGAAATGTCCACTTACTCCTTTAGAG GTTGGATTGATGCTTAGAGGAATGGGGTTTGATAACAATACATATATCTTTTTGGCATCTGGAAAAATATACAACGCTGAGAAAACAATGGCTCCATTATTGGAAATGTTTCCCAACTTGCAAACAAAAGAGATGCTGGCATCGGAGGAAGAACTTACTCCATATAAG AACTTTTCTTCCAGGATGGCCGCCATAGACTATACTGTTTGCCTTCATAGTGAGGTATTTGTGACCACTCAAGGTGGAAATTTTCCTCATTTTCTGATGGGGCACAGGAGATACTTGCACGGAGGACACTCCAAGACAATTCGACCTGACAAGCGAAAGTTGGCATTACTATTTGATAATCCTAATATTGG GTGGAAAAGTTTCAAGCGTCAAATGCTGAATATGCGGTCTCATAGTGACTCAAAGGGATTTGAACTCAAAAGGCCAAGCGATTCAATATATACTTTCCCATGCCCTGATTGCATGTGTCATACAAACAAATCAGCAGACTCAAGATCATCATCGGCTACGTGA